The window TCAAAGCTATCCAAATAGTTTTCAGTTGTTCGCAGGTCTTTGTGCCCAAGACTTTCGCTGATAAATTCAGTGGGTGCTCCTGATCGTTTGAGGACGGTAGCAAATGAATGGCGAGCAGTGTATGTGGTCAGGTTTATGTCTAGCTCCAGGTGATTAGCAATTCGCTTCATGTACTTGTTAATTGTTTTGGTAGCCTGTCGAACTTTGGCAAGTATCTGGTCTGGGGTGTCTGTTTTCTTAAGCAATTCGAAAACGTAGGTTTCTGGTAAAGCCGGCTTTGCACCCCATCGATCAATGATTGCGTGTATCTCTGGAAGGAGTACGACCATTATGGGCTTTAAATCCTGCTTGGTGGTTCGCTCGGTTTTTGCCCTCACAAATGTGATCTTTTTGGAATCGATGTTTTTGTATTGCAGCCGTGCAATGTCCTTAATGTTTGCTCCATTGCATAAATAGCTGAATATCCAAAGATCACGGGCTCTTTGCTCAGGTTCTGTAGTTGGCTCGTAAGTGACTATCTTCTTAATGTCTGCAAGAGTGAGGGCTTTCTTGATATTGCGACCAGCAGGAATTTGATACTTACGTTTGCCGAAAGGGTAGAACTCTTGTGAAATTATGCCTTCCTCAATTCCAATATTCATGATGGTGCGGAGGCTTCTCAGGTAGATGCCAGTACTGGTTAAACTTTTGCCAGTGTCAACCATCCACTTTTCGTAGTCTTTTAACCAATCTGGGGTAATATCTGCAAACTGAAGTTTCTTTCGGTTTCGGGTCTTAATGAATTTTGAAAAAGAATTGGAAGCGCATTTATAGCTATCGGCTGTGCCACTTCTTCCGTCTTTAGATAGCTGCTTGATGTATGACTCCATATAGCTAAGAACATCCTTGCTACGATCTGTTTTTTGGTTGAATTTCTTCTCGAAAGACTGGAAGGAGAAGGGGTGAAGTTCTTTGATGATTTCTATAGCCCTTTGTTCAATCTTATTGAAATAGATTCTACGCTCTTTGGCTTCATTCCTGGGCTTCTGGATATTGGTTTTTTCCCAATCCTCTGGGGTTAAAGAAATATTAAGGGGGTAGTATTTCTGCTCCCTATTGAAAGTAACCCGGAGTTTAATGGAGTAGGTGCCATCTTTTCTTTTAATGCGCCTATCTTGTATTATAGCTGTGGTAACTCCAATCATATTACATTGAAAAACAGTATGTTAAAATCGAATTTGACTCTGATTTGATACATACAATATACATACAGAGAGGGTTAAAAACAACATAATAAGAGAAAAGAAAGGAATAAAAAGTGGCTTTTTTAGCTAAAAATGGCACTTTTTGAAACCAAGAGAAGATAAAGGAAGGTTAAAATTATGACTTGTAATCAGTAGGTCATTGGTTCGATCCCGATAAGAGGCTCAAAAGGATAACAGAAATGTTATCCTTTTTTGTTTTTATACCTTTTTGAATGATTTTTTGAGACCAAGGATCGATCTTAAAAGTTGGGGGATTTGGATGAATCTATTTTCTTTGTTGAAAAAAAGAATTGGAACTTTGTTTTAATTCTTGTTTCTAAATTCAATCCTAATAAAAGCCATCTCATCATCAATATTTTTAAACAACCAAAGTTTTCCATCTTTAGCAAAATAAAAGCTTGGTGCTGTATTGAGTTGAGTTAGCGGTATTTCCGACACGAGTTTGAAATTCTTATCTAGTATGTTTATATAAACGTCCGCAGAGTTTGGAGTGGGATATCCAGTTATATCATCATCAAATTTATTTACATGAGCAAGGCGATAATACCACTGGTTTTCATTATCCCAAACAGGTTCGTGAAAAGTGATTTCGCTTTCTGTTTTTTTCCATAACGAAAAATATTGGTCAGGATCACTTACTTCTTTTGGAAGCTTTGCAACCCTTTCTGGACTTGTAACTGTATTTTCGATTTTAACATAATCCAATTTTCCTTGTGTAATATCAAAAACATAGAGGTGACTTTTGACATTGGTGCCCAAAATCACTTTATCGTTGAGATACTTCAAGAAAATCCTTGCTTCATAGACATCGTAAAAGTCAGGGTTATTTAAAATCATCGAAAAATTTTCCAAGTTCTCCCATTCTGGAAGTTCTATTCTGCTAGTATCTCCGGTATTGAGATTTAACATACCTAGTTCATGCGCTAATCCAGGAAATTTTACTAAAATCCCGTATATACTTTGTAAATTTTTTGGATTAACTTTTTCGTACAGTAAATCCTTTCCCAAATCGGTGAATTTCTTTTTTAATGTTGGAAGATTATTGAGTAAAGGAGATTTTTTTCCTCTTGTAGTCATAATAATAGAGGCAGGATAGCCTGAGAAATATATTAGGGAGTCATTCAAACTGATGATTCCGCCACGACCATTGTTTCCTATACCATCAGGACCCTCTTTTTCTAATTTAATTTTATTAACAAAGCTTACTTGATCTAAGTCAATTATTTCAAGAGATGTTTCATCAATGTTTAGGTTGTAAAGAAATCGACTGTCAGTAGAAAGGCTTGCATTGCTAAGACCCCAATTTAAAAATAATGCTTCATTTTGGCTATCGACAATTACCGTATCGATCTTTGAAATGACTACTTCTGAGGTTTCATTCGATTTTTCAGAATGATTGCCACAAGAGAATAATGAAATTGCAAGAATGGTTGCAAAGATAGAATTCGACTTAAGGATCTTTTTTCGAAAAAACTTTTTTACTTCCATAAGCATCTAAGGATTTGATTTAAGTAAAAATATGGTATTTATTTTTGGAACAAAACTATAAAACACTTATTAAAATGGATATTTCAATAAATCAATATTCCAAATATTGGGCAAATAATACCGAGTTGTAACTGTAATAATAATTATCGAAATGATGTTCAACCAAAATCCAGCTTTGATCATGTCTTTCATTTCCAAATAGCCTGAACCAAACACGACAGCATTTGGTGGTGTAGCCACTGGAAGCATAAAGGCACAACTAGAGGCCATCGTGGCGCCAACCATCAAGCTAAATGGGTGAACATCCATAGAGTAGGAGATAGCTGCTAAAATTGGCAATAGCATAGAAGCTGTCGCCATATTGGAGGTGATCTCAGTGAGAAAGTTTACAGAAATGATGATAATTAATAAGAATAAACCAAAAGCAATAAAATCTAAAAAGACAAATTGATTGCCAATCCATTCAGCTAAACGTGTTGCGCTAAAACCTTCGGCCAATGATAATCCGCCGCCAAAGAGAAGTAAGATTCCCCAAGGGATTTTTTCAGCAGTTTTCCAATCTAATAGCTTAGTTTTCGGAGTAGAAGAGGGGATTAAGAACAAAAGTAAGACTCCTGAAAGTGCTATAATGGTATCATCTAACCCAGGTAAAAGTTTTTGCAAATACGCAGTTCTCGTAATCCATGCTAAACTCACTAATCCAAAGACAATACCAACACGTTTTTCCTCAACTGTCATTGGCCCAATAGCTTGCAATTGCTTGTCAATTTCTTGCTTTCCAGCAAGTATACTTTGATTTTTATCAAATTTGTATGCAAAATAAGTAAGGTAATACCAGGTCAAAAAGAGTAATAGAATTGAAATTGGTAATCCAAAAAGCATCCATTGGTTGAATGTGATTTCATATTGATAAATTTCCTTGACGATACTCGCTAAGATGATATTTGTCGGTGTACCAATCAAGGTCGCCAAACCACCAATTGAAGCACTGTATGCAACGCCTAGGAGTAAGGCTTTTCCAATTTTACAATCTTTCAATAGGTAAGCGGTTATTTGAAAATACTATTTAACATAATATAAATTATATAACTTTATATTCTAAATACGTTCAAAAAAATAGCTGGAATATTATCATCCCAGCTATTCTACTTAAATTATTGAAATCATGCTTAACTTATTTTCTGCAAAAAATAACGTGGAGAATTTGTACTTTTTCACTTAAGTAGGAATACAGCAAGAAAGAAAAATAATTTTCTTAAATCAATTCGTCAATAATCAATTGATAATCGTATTGCAAATCTTCATGAAGTTTTTCAATTAGCTTTTGGGCTTTGCCAATTTGAATTTCGAAGAGATTAGAGATTACAGGATGATTATATTGTAAATAGCCATAATCCTTTAAGTTTTGGCAGAAAAAAATAATCAATTCAATATGAATTGTTTTGTCTTTAGAAAGTTTAAGGTTTTTGTTCAGTTTTCTTCTGATCAATTGTGCAGATTTTTTGGCGAAATGGTAATTCCTGGTGTTGGCTTTTTGAAATTCAAGTTCCAACTCCTCTTTCACCATTTCGACAAAAATCCTAGGATTTTCTTTTTCAAATAATTTGAAGAATAAATATGCTTTGTTTTCAGTGCTGAACTTACTTAGATCAATAATTATGTCTTGAAGTTCTTTTTCATTCAGATACT is drawn from Belliella baltica DSM 15883 and contains these coding sequences:
- a CDS encoding DUF4221 family protein — encoded protein: MEVKKFFRKKILKSNSIFATILAISLFSCGNHSEKSNETSEVVISKIDTVIVDSQNEALFLNWGLSNASLSTDSRFLYNLNIDETSLEIIDLDQVSFVNKIKLEKEGPDGIGNNGRGGIISLNDSLIYFSGYPASIIMTTRGKKSPLLNNLPTLKKKFTDLGKDLLYEKVNPKNLQSIYGILVKFPGLAHELGMLNLNTGDTSRIELPEWENLENFSMILNNPDFYDVYEARIFLKYLNDKVILGTNVKSHLYVFDITQGKLDYVKIENTVTSPERVAKLPKEVSDPDQYFSLWKKTESEITFHEPVWDNENQWYYRLAHVNKFDDDITGYPTPNSADVYINILDKNFKLVSEIPLTQLNTAPSFYFAKDGKLWLFKNIDDEMAFIRIEFRNKN
- a CDS encoding site-specific integrase encodes the protein MIGVTTAIIQDRRIKRKDGTYSIKLRVTFNREQKYYPLNISLTPEDWEKTNIQKPRNEAKERRIYFNKIEQRAIEIIKELHPFSFQSFEKKFNQKTDRSKDVLSYMESYIKQLSKDGRSGTADSYKCASNSFSKFIKTRNRKKLQFADITPDWLKDYEKWMVDTGKSLTSTGIYLRSLRTIMNIGIEEGIISQEFYPFGKRKYQIPAGRNIKKALTLADIKKIVTYEPTTEPEQRARDLWIFSYLCNGANIKDIARLQYKNIDSKKITFVRAKTERTTKQDLKPIMVVLLPEIHAIIDRWGAKPALPETYVFELLKKTDTPDQILAKVRQATKTINKYMKRIANHLELDINLTTYTARHSFATVLKRSGAPTEFISESLGHKDLRTTENYLDSFEDNVKESFQKQLLNFE